The sequence below is a genomic window from Lolium perenne isolate Kyuss_39 chromosome 7, Kyuss_2.0, whole genome shotgun sequence.
AGCCTTTGGCTTTGTCGAGCTCCCAAGTTTCGTACTccggtactttttcattcttttgatcttCCTTGTTCTTTGAGTTGGCTAGTTTCCATCTATAAATAATCGAGCTCCTAGGACAAGCCCCACATGTCCCACTCTCTCAGCCACGAACACTTCACAATTGCCGATCGTTACCACACACTTAGCGATCCATTCTCTCGTATTTGCATTTCTCAATCTCTCTCTTGAGATTGAGAACTACCTAGCCAACCAAGAAGACGAAGATGAAAGCGAAGGCGAAGATTAGCATGGCTACCGAGTTGTTGAGGAAGGCGCTACGAGCACTGAGGGGCAAGGCCAGCGTCCTGAGGGCGCGGATCCTCTTCCTCGCCTCGCTCCGCCGCAGGACGGCCATGGTCGGCGTGGCGTCGCGCCACCTCCGCGTCCTCATGCGGGGCCGCCAGAGAGACGCAGTGGACGACCATCGCAAGGCCCTCGCCCCGTCGACGGCTGCGGCGCTGGAGGACGAGCAGGTGCCGCCGCATGGCGTCGACGCCGCCAGCCTCTCCGAGCTGTTCCAAGAAATCGTCGGCGACAACGATGACGGGGGTTACCCTGACTGGACGCACTCGTTGTTTGACGACGACGACCACCAGGACGGCGACGTCGAAGATGAACAGGAGCGCGGTGGTGGCTGCGAGGCAGTGGACGTGGACGAGGATCGGCTGGCCGACGACGAGCCGTCGGTGATGGACGTCATCAGGAGGCGCAGGGAAGGGGACGGGGTGGAGTTCAACGTCGATGAGGAGATCGACCAAGCCGCCGACATGTTCATACGGCGGGTCCGCAGCCGGATGAACAACCGGAGCTTCTAGCCGCCCGGGGCCTCCAATTGTCTCGTTTCTTCGTGTCTGAATTTCAGTGTTTGTTTTCGTTAGGGCCGTGGCCGTGTTTTTATCCTGGGGCaacttttttattttttatttgcaACTTGATTCGGCTCGGGCAACCAGTCATTCACGTGTCTTTTGCACAGTGCATCATACACTTAGTATAGGCTGATTTATTATACTACTACTTCTGTTAGAGTACGTGATGTGCCTGGGCCCGTTAGTATTAGgatttgcttaggggtcaagtaagccttgcttgAGAGTCAAGTAAATctctctatatatggagaggagatgtatcaatctaatcaagcaagaattaagaaggaaatcccttccctcttgcccggcCGTGGGCAAAAGGCCCACGGCCGGCCTTCTCGCGCCATCCCTCTAGCAACACCATAACACTTGGTATCAGCTTTCCCGGGTTCGATCATGTCCAGTcctccaccgagttcttcccACCGCCGCACTCCAACGTCCCCGCCGTTCTCTCCCCGGCGGAGATCACCGCAGCCCTCCGCGATCTCACCACTGCTGTCCAGGAGATCCACCTCTACTTGGCTGGCCCctacgggccgccgccgccggcggcgctGCTGCCGTGGCAGCCGACGGACCAGGCGGCCTCCGCCGCGATCGCCGGGCCGCTGCAGTTGACGCTGCTGCTGTCGTCGCCGCCACTCGACGCCGGGCTGCTGCAGTCCCCGCTGCCGCTGTCCCCCATCTCCGGGCCGGGCCCTACCTCGGCGCCGGGGGTCCCTCATCTCCAGCAGCCGGCCGCCTTCTTCCCCACCGGGATgctgcagcaacagcagcagctgccGCAGCCACCAACGCCGCCGTTGCAGCTGCTGTCCTCACTGACGCTGTCCTTGCCGTTCGGTGGGCAgctgcaacagcagcagcagctgccgtcaccaccaacaccgcggcagcggctgctgccgccaccgacgccgtccctgcctttcggcggtgtgggaacgaccttggccccgggctctacatcgacaccgccCGGGATGCCCTTCCACCAGGTCCGTTTTCCTCTGTCGCCGTCACCGCTTCCGGCTTGGATCGCTATCCGCCATGTGTCGGCGGCGGTGAGGCTGCAGGCTGCTGCGCGCGGCCTCCTAGTGCGTCGGCGTGTGCAGGAGATGCGTGATCTGCAGCTCCTCCAAGTTGCGCTTCGTTGCGCAACGGACCTCGATCTCGTCCACTGCGTTGGGGatcttgggcgtgcggtttcccccACGGGCGGCGGGCATGCTATTTTTCCCGCGGGCAGTGACCTCAAAGTCTGCGCCATCGACAATCATCCGGCGGGGAGAAGGCCTGGTGTCCCCGACAGGAGCGCACCGCGTAGCACCACTGcattccgccgccggccgccgcgcgggctccttttgtcccgctggtttccatgggatccaggtggttgtacaggtgcacgtccgacgggcggatggtgtccactttattttcaggggtcaacaataaagcgtCTCAGTCTATTTCAGGTTGAGAGTAATAAAACAAGCCGAGATGTAAAAGGCTTGTTTTTAGGTGTTAGATTTGTGTTGCGTCAAGTCATGGTTTGTTTAGgttgcagctcgaggacgagctgcatgtccatgtggggtgtagtgttagagtacgtcatgggcctgggcccgttagtcttagggtttgcttaggggtcaagtaagccttgcttgggagtcaagtaaacctctctatatatggagaggagatgtatcaatctaatcaagcaagaattaagaaggaaatcccttccctcttgcccggccgtgggcaaaaggcccccggccggccttctcgcgccctcgcagccccctctctccctcccaaagCCTAACAGCCACATAACAACTTCCATAAGCGTTGTGGTCTTAGTTTAAATTTAACTAAAAATAAACTAAAAACAGACACTTATTTGATTGGAGGGAGTattaattcaaacaactttgcttTTACCATGAGACTTTGTTCTAATTATTGACTAACTAAATAATTTAGTTAATCAAACAACTTTACTCCTATGGTGAGACTTTGTGCTGATTATTGACTAATCAAATACATGTGGTCGGCATCCGACCAAGAAAATATGACCAATCATGTCAGACCACTACTTCTCCGTCAAGTTCAAATTATGTCAGTGGCACACCTTTCTAATGAATTATGTTTGTTTGGGATTATTTAGGAGATGGCCAACGAAaggttgggtgggtgtaattgtaTGAAAACTGCAAAcggaggccgagctacatgtagtactttattttcaaaaattcaaaatCATAGTTTTAAGTTTTAGAAACATCTTAAAAAAATCCTGGATGTAGACAATGATGAAATTTACAAACGTGCAAAATCTTAATGTGATTTTTttgtattgtagactacacaaaaatgacaaaatctgactgGTTTTATAGTTTTGAAATATGCACTATTCAATATTTTCAGATCCAcatatttgtcatttttgtgtagtctaAAGTACTAAGAAattcacattgagattttgcatgtTTGTAGATTCCATCATTGACTACATCtagaatttttttaaatttttttgaaacttaaaaATACGATTTTcgatttttaaaaaaataaagagctacatgtcgagggtactcctcgccaatgccctccgataggggcttagggttgatggaatcctgtaggctgacacgagacatcggttcatagacaaacggggagagcgatttacccaggttcggggccctcgatgaggtaaaacccttacgtcctgcctgtctgttcttttattatgaagataatgggttacaatggggtgccgaatacttcggctgagatctagtcgagattgctgttgctagggttacctaactttaagcttttcctggctaagattgctaagattgttcgtgtccctcggcagcccctctcctggcctttatataggaggccaggtctcaagagatctaaccgaatacgactaggtttacagtagtttagatccaatctttccttgtttgttcgcttccttgtcttgcccgtcaaggaatcttctggtgcgccgacctagtggcccatctcgccttcaggtatcttcatgggcctccaatttgtcaataccggatagggcaatactggttacccgaagggtaatgcccacgtcagtagcccccgagtgtctagccgaagataattcgggtagagactaatgcatgtcctctcatgatattcttctccttcattgttcttgttcatcttgattttgctccatcttctttttatcgggtgcgcgtcagcgctcccgatgggagtagcccccgagtctaggtacggatgcttgcaatccgtgcgtagactcaagttgtactactcgaattccttcctctgccgagtttttcgcaagtcttcataggtcatccgatacatttttttacgcaaaaggataatgagtaacgtgcccaacttttgttggttaactgctgatggcaaaacaacgttactctacacagaatcaagtccccgggcatgatcctggaatgCAAAAAAATTTCAACGGGTGTGCAccacgtcctcccgatgggagtaaacgTCGAGTCTGGATAAAGACTCAAACCttattccttcgactgcttattctgtcgaatcttctttttatcgggtgcgcttcagcgctcccgatgggagtagcccccgagtccaggttcggatgcttgcaatccgtgcgtggactcaaattcttcatccgatgacttttcATGTTTCCTTCGAATGCCTCTAGATTTTTTATGACGTCATAGTTGTGGGCCAATTGACGGGATTTGACTTGACGTGTAACTACTGTGGGCCAACTgataggacttgacctgacgggcccaccctagtcctgcgcaggcagtttttaggtCTTAACCAATGCACGCgcggcgatcgaggcgtctcctcatttttcgcgcgacgtgggaataatgggccgccggttccactccttcttctagcgccacgtgtacagtcagatctgcttctctccccacgatgctttgtggagttatggccacgtctGGGCTCAAAATTTttacgggataaatagggagcctcctttctttttaccttttaccccgttcactgctcatcttctccttcaaGCCTCATGTTCCTCTGCCTCTCCATCAGAAGCTTCATTCGCCATGGGAAAAAAGAAGAGTGGCAGCGCATCggaggcggccaaagttagccgcgactggagcgcctccgccattaccaaccgcgacatcaacaaacttcgtgccctcggcttcatctccgcatctgaggatgatGTTCGTCTCCCAGGTCAGGTTTCTCGCCCGAGTCacccaaagggcttcaccgtcatgtttgtcgcttttctgttccgtggcctctctcttccggcgcacgagttccttcgctcccttcttttcttctatgggattcagctctggcagctgaccccaaattccatccttcacctttccatttttatcaccgtctgtgaagccttcctcggcattgagccccactggggcctttggaggaagatcttttaTGTGAAGCGTCATAATGATAGCAACGGCCCCCCTGTTGTCGGAGGCGTCGGCTTTGTTGTCAGGAAggaagtcgactacttcgactatccgatgaaggaatccgtccagggctggcgcaacaagtggttctaccttcgggaccctgccgttcctgggcggcgttcaaatctccccTTTTTTTGATGAtgtcttggtggctcacaagaagaagtcttggaacaacgccctttctcccgaagaaaaggcgacagccgatgagctattcaagcaaattgtcattctgaagaattcaggaggcatgacgatgcgtggtactgaagtagtttcagtgttcctacaacgtcgagtgcagccgctgatgtctcgccctcaccagCTGTGGCTTTTCGCTGGCAAAAACGATAAGTCGAGGGTCAACTCTGCCGACCTTTCGGCAGATGAGCTTCAGAACGAAgttcgtcgcctaacatgcctcAGCACCAAGGACACCATCGTCTTGACATCAGCGCGCCCTCCTTATGATTCCAAGCATCCTCCGTCCGAGGTAACCTTATCGTCCTTCGTTTACCGTCATTACTCCTTCTTTTTGTTTGTGCCTTACACGTTATCCTTCCGCAGGTTCCCACTGtcgcccaatgttatcctccctcacccgagagcggagcggtattagaggatgacgatgacgattctGAAGGAACCGAGGATACCCAGCACGCCCTTgacgacagcgatgtccaagaggaggaaactgctgaagatgacgcctttctcaagagcagacgtcgcaagcaggtacatgatgatcttatcacttcggctgaatcgagtcctaaaggaggagataatgatgccgacgaagctgcttcgcctcctcctgctaagaagggttcaacaagtttcttcgtggacgaagatgatctggacTTGTGAGCGTTTACACTCTTGTTACTTATACTTCTTGTCACCTTGTATGCTAACCGCGCGCTGTTTTTTTAAACAGctctgccgatgatgatgacgatgttcctctcgcaaagagggctaaactagcttctgagagagcagcatcggctaaagaatcgaacccttctcctgccaagtcaacacctccatcccgaacgggtgtagagaaggtcCCAGTGTCGAGAGTTATTCCTTCCGATGATGCTCCCACCCCGTCGGCTGGCCGCGATCACGTAAGTACTTTTAATCTGTCAAGCTTTGCTCAATTTCCATCACCTGACTCCTCTTGACTTTTTCCTGGCTGCAGCCAATTTAcgctacagtcgatgctgtggcggaCTTTGCTGAACAATTTACTCGCCTCGAAGCCGAAAACTCTCAACTTCGAAAGGCCATCAAATCTTTGGCTGATCAGGTGGTCGAAGCCAACAGACTTGCTGCCGATGCCAAAAGTGAGAATGCTTCGTTGAAGGAAGAAGTAAGTCGGCTGAAGCGTCAAATGAAGGATGaccaagatgccaggcgtgcagcggcggctgcgaTTGATGAAAAGGAGGGTGTCCTCcgcgaatccatcaaggatttactGGGTAAAAATCCTTACAGTGCTCCGCCCCTTTCTTGATGCTTTCTCCATTGATTACTAATACTCTctttttcagaggccgccaatttaactgtcagccgacgtcatcagcttcgggaggattctacggccgacgccttgtcacttgctgctgagtcaaatgtccagatcctcagattactgcagaagtccaagggagcgctgtcgaagttatactcgatgatcttccctaaggcgaagttggacaagactctcgacgagatggcagAAGCTTTCCTTGTCGATCCCTCCGAACTCAGAGGTATGCGAAACATCGCAGCCGCTTGATtggtgcggttcttactttccagttgcttatgggccacgggatggggtcggaattggaagagttctctaaggcgctgcctgttgatgatgaaaatcatctagtcaaccttgagcctttcaagagatcggcaataacttgcgccaaccggcttctgaagttggtggatgaagcacaagccgagccTGCTCCTGAGTCAGCCCCTGGTTCAACGTCGGCTAATCCTTGAACTGTTATTTGATTTGTTGTACATAATATTTTCGTAACACTTTtaaattcggctctgttgccaaacatccttttgcgtgtatgatgtgcactcaatgctcccgatgggagttttttttatattaatgcttggtctgaagtgaggacgtgctgcagattccttcatcttcttcccgtgccgagctctttCCGAATTCTTCTGGTAACGATGAATCAGACCTTGTTCGTCACTTACGTGACCAGGTGTCTagtctaaataaagacattacttcccttcgtgcgatggctgccttggtgaagaagaagggagaaatagcgactgccattgaacaatacgctcttgatggtcttcatgttgctaccgaaagtttgaactgtgAGTATTAGCCTGCCTTCTGATTCCaggtatagcttgaatgttctaacattcgttccttttccagtcgtggcttcggatgcagctgaagaggacgggaagattcatgaagaggttgaggcgatgaccgacgCTGCGCACCCAacacatggtttatggctgcatcgtccgaaggccatcatcatggcgaagttcaagtaccgggtgatgaaggcacattattattttgataagtactatgcccttcttacgatggtttagcacaccttgtttcctctggatcaggcacccgaaactttgtctggcttgttcacccgattcaagtctccagaaaggattcggctgctagtacggaaagagcttctagctggtgctgagcttgcctttgcttcaatattggcatgccatccatctgtaacatcccaagtttccaataataaacaagaaatgATAATTTCCCcaaaacccaaaatttgcaattaacaaaaactttttttatatgcatataagtgccacatatagtttcttgcatttgagtgatttcttttgtgccattgccatgatgagtgttggtaTGGTTAACAATTGCTAGTtgaaccctaaccaagatcaccaaaccctaatttgaggagaattggagaaaatgggaaaaacccatttctcacttacatacacattatgcaaaattgcaaatcctcaaccaaggccataattgcttgctcccttgcttgtagaatacttcaatatgataaactaacacaattgcatcattggatcaagaatcaaacacaaggaaatcaaatttctcacatacatatgataatggtcacttgtcccaaaattattttcttcactactttacccctctggttttctcatttcttgaactaaacttggtcaaccaaagccatgtcatccaagaccatgtcaaggtgagtaactttgatgttgaccaccatggctagagttgactaggttgaccagaatacaaGTGACAAGTGGGGATGCTGAAttaaagtgaagatcatgtcacttttgacattttgcaaaacaactccaaattgagtgccaccaccaccaatacttcactttaattatataaatgagattcaccaaaaagaatttcaaatttcaaataaaaacttcatgcggccattgtgtcgaacaggtggcaggcatgaaTTCAGAATTGAGTTACACTCTTTTACCCTctggtttcttcactaaacccctttaatcTTTGATCATTGCACTCTCTTACAACCCCAGCATCATCCCAGTACTTGCCttgatcgattaaagtgagaggagagggaaaagaaaccctagactaatgcataccgtggccatgccggccacctttggcaactCCCCCTCTGGCCACCATTTCAACCCatgcccttgtcctggagcatctacacaaCACAAGGACCACGATGGTACAAGCCTCTGCAACGCGAAcgctcggcattggccagaacgcgcgcgcccaaagcatgccagggcatgccagccaacgcggtgagcgcgcactggccgcgccagtacgtcgcccactcgagcgcgaccgtcctcctcctgcatccctaccgcggcgttgagcagctactccccgccctctacacgctagacaagcgcccaggcctgcccctgcaccgtcgccgtcgtcctcgaccaaatgatgccgcACGCCCTGCCGCAAACCCTGCAAGCGCCCGAGCCATCCCTTCACCTTTTCTCCGCGCCAGCTagtcctcgagcatcgccaggacgacgcctacaagatgccgtcctcgccttgccccttcgatcgacggagaggccacgccgtcgacgcgcccttgcagcacctcacggccaccatcgcccgctataaatagagctcctcaGCCCACAACtccttcacaccatctgctcccctcccttcactgaacactctccccacctcaattgagcaccacctcgccggagcagcagcaattgggagctgaggtccgccggagcccgcggaagctctgcttcgattggcgcttccccgagcgccgccgctgcacccagggcttcctcatctactacaccttctccgcgcaccttgccagacacctgcaacggcctggtacgccctccgaccccctcggctcgccgccagggagctcgccgcttgtcggagacgacgacgttcacacgccgtc
It includes:
- the LOC127316547 gene encoding uncharacterized protein yields the protein MKAKAKISMATELLRKALRALRGKASVLRARILFLASLRRRTAMVGVASRHLRVLMRGRQRDAVDDHRKALAPSTAAALEDEQVPPHGVDAASLSELFQEIVGDNDDGGYPDWTHSLFDDDDHQDGDVEDEQERGGGCEAVDVDEDRLADDEPSVMDVIRRRREGDGVEFNVDEEIDQAADMFIRRVRSRMNNRSF